The following coding sequences lie in one Synechococcus sp. PCC 7336 genomic window:
- a CDS encoding pentapeptide repeat-containing protein has protein sequence MAAQQVIELAKQGDPDAIASILNRALGDRGVTARVSVDRDVLQVELESDPPPRPQNFVPPLEQAFVGLAPRSLRGVTFYGLQPGSMAPVWARSIEFASTSDEEPAEAQSTVELLADEEPEETQSVGSITELLADEEPEEIQSIGHVAKFLTNEEPEETQSVDRAVELLTDENVEEAQSTVEVLADEEPAETQAVGSAVELLQEYSAGERIFRDANLANADLAEANLCDVVLTAANLQESSLSAANLSAADLQGVNAIEANLSEANLYNVNLSEANLSGAVLVFANLRQADLSRATLIEADLSQANLSAVNLCRANLQGALLQQVNLRGANLLGANLQEAQLQGSCYSEQTRFDGDFAPEAAGMVRLDAP, from the coding sequence ATGGCTGCGCAACAAGTAATCGAACTGGCCAAACAAGGAGATCCAGATGCTATTGCCTCGATCCTCAATCGCGCTTTAGGCGATCGGGGTGTTACGGCAAGGGTTTCGGTCGATCGAGATGTTCTCCAAGTCGAGCTAGAATCCGATCCGCCTCCCCGGCCACAAAACTTTGTGCCCCCCCTAGAACAGGCATTTGTCGGGCTCGCCCCCCGATCGCTGCGTGGCGTCACCTTCTATGGCTTGCAACCGGGCTCGATGGCTCCAGTTTGGGCTCGCAGCATCGAATTCGCCAGCACCTCTGACGAGGAACCCGCAGAGGCACAATCGACAGTTGAACTTTTGGCTGACGAGGAACCTGAAGAAACACAATCGGTTGGCAGTATAACTGAACTCTTGGCTGATGAGGAACCTGAGGAAATACAATCGATTGGTCATGTGGCTAAATTCTTGACTAACGAAGAACCCGAGGAAACACAATCGGTCGATCGTGCGGTTGAACTCTTGACTGATGAGAATGTTGAAGAGGCACAATCAACGGTTGAAGTTTTGGCTGACGAAGAACCTGCAGAGACACAAGCAGTTGGCAGCGCGGTTGAACTCTTGCAGGAATACTCTGCTGGAGAGCGCATATTTCGCGATGCAAATCTAGCTAACGCCGACCTGGCTGAAGCCAATCTCTGCGATGTAGTTTTAACAGCAGCCAACCTGCAAGAATCTAGTTTGAGTGCGGCTAATTTAAGTGCTGCCGATCTGCAGGGTGTCAACGCGATCGAGGCCAATTTGAGCGAAGCGAATTTATATAATGTCAATTTGAGTGAAGCCAATTTGAGTGGCGCGGTTTTGGTGTTTGCCAATCTCAGACAGGCTGATTTGAGCAGAGCAACGTTGATAGAGGCCGATCTGAGCCAAGCCAATTTGAGTGCAGTCAACTTGTGCCGCGCTAATCTGCAGGGAGCGCTATTGCAGCAGGTCAATCTCAGAGGAGCCAATCTGTTAGGCGCTAATCTGCAAGAAGCTCAGTTGCAGGGGTCCTGCTATAGCGAACAGACCCGTTTCGATGGCGATTTTGCGCCCGAAGCGGCTGGGATGGTGAGACTCGACGCCCCTTAG